Proteins found in one Corynebacterium freneyi genomic segment:
- a CDS encoding YoaK family protein: MEGYRAGERALAVYLSSITGFIDALGFLYLGGFFLSFMSGNTTRLTAAMAEGAWDVAGKAAGVMALFLVGVMIGALISRLGHRFLPPTRPREAVLLFICLTATIASIWVVTGEDLPAVLSLSFTVGAMNSIFERDGEVSISLTYMTGTLVKMSQRFVGAFFGGSHRAWINYFLLWAALAVGAIFGGWCFTTIGLKSVWVVTAMIIGGTAVALANRHRRRKAGLPV, translated from the coding sequence GTGGAGGGTTATCGCGCGGGCGAGCGCGCGCTCGCGGTGTACCTGTCGTCGATCACGGGTTTCATCGACGCGCTCGGGTTCCTGTACTTGGGCGGGTTCTTCCTGTCGTTCATGTCGGGCAACACCACGCGTCTGACGGCGGCGATGGCGGAGGGCGCGTGGGATGTGGCGGGCAAGGCCGCCGGCGTCATGGCGCTGTTCCTCGTCGGCGTGATGATCGGCGCGTTGATCAGCCGCCTGGGCCACCGGTTCCTGCCGCCGACCCGGCCGCGTGAGGCGGTGCTGCTGTTCATCTGCCTCACGGCGACGATCGCGTCGATTTGGGTGGTCACCGGCGAGGATCTGCCGGCGGTGCTCAGCCTGTCGTTCACCGTCGGCGCGATGAATTCGATTTTCGAGCGTGACGGCGAGGTGTCCATTTCGCTGACGTACATGACCGGCACCCTGGTGAAGATGTCCCAGCGTTTCGTCGGGGCCTTCTTCGGCGGGTCGCATCGGGCCTGGATCAACTATTTCCTGCTGTGGGCGGCGTTGGCCGTCGGCGCGATCTTCGGCGGCTGGTGCTTTACGACGATCGGCCTGAAGTCCGTGTGGGTGGTCACGGCCATGATCATCGGGGGCACGGCGGTGGCGTTGGCCAATCGTCATCGGCGCCGCAAGGCCGGCCTGCCCGTCTGA
- a CDS encoding DUF4442 domain-containing protein, which yields MRLTPRQLKRLMWLWPPYLGAGVRVEEAADDGTRIVVKHRLRPWTANAVGTVFGGTMQSMTDPFFMILAMHQLGPGYRVWDTEASIEFLKPGRGTIRAIIEMPADVIDEIRAETADGDKHLRWFDCDIVDEEGDVVARVRKRLYFRKAPPKN from the coding sequence ATGCGTTTGACTCCCAGGCAACTCAAGCGACTCATGTGGTTGTGGCCGCCGTACCTAGGTGCGGGCGTGCGCGTCGAGGAGGCCGCCGACGACGGCACGCGGATCGTCGTCAAGCACCGCCTGCGCCCGTGGACCGCCAACGCCGTGGGCACGGTCTTCGGCGGCACCATGCAGTCGATGACCGACCCGTTCTTCATGATCCTGGCCATGCATCAGCTCGGCCCCGGCTACCGCGTGTGGGACACCGAGGCGTCCATCGAATTCCTCAAACCCGGTCGCGGCACCATCCGCGCCATCATCGAGATGCCCGCCGACGTCATCGACGAAATCCGCGCCGAAACCGCCGACGGCGACAAACACCTGCGCTGGTTCGACTGCGACATCGTCGACGAAGAAGGCGACGTGGTGGCCCGGGTGCGCAAGCGCCTGTACTTCCGCAAGGCCCCGCCGAAGAACTGA
- a CDS encoding DUF2752 domain-containing protein has product MERAGNWFAASPAGPLIAAAGAVCGCAALAVADPTTPGGPTPVCPTKALLGITCPGCGTARMLYSLTHLDLTGAIRYNAVALVAGVLLAWAWVVWLGRTLGKRLPTWTKWKWLPHVTIAVLVIWTVVRLLPFPPFTALHV; this is encoded by the coding sequence ATGGAGCGGGCGGGCAACTGGTTCGCCGCGTCCCCCGCAGGCCCGCTCATCGCCGCCGCCGGCGCAGTGTGCGGCTGTGCGGCGCTGGCCGTCGCCGACCCGACGACCCCAGGTGGCCCGACGCCGGTGTGTCCGACGAAGGCGCTGCTCGGCATCACGTGCCCGGGCTGCGGCACGGCGCGGATGCTGTACTCGCTCACGCACCTCGACCTCACCGGTGCGATCCGCTATAACGCGGTCGCGCTGGTCGCCGGCGTGCTGCTGGCCTGGGCGTGGGTCGTGTGGCTGGGCCGGACCCTGGGCAAGCGTCTGCCCACGTGGACGAAGTGGAAGTGGTTGCCGCACGTCACCATCGCCGTGCTGGTGATCTGGACCGTGGTGCGGCTGCTGCCGTTCCCGCCGTTCACGGCCCTGCACGTGTAA
- a CDS encoding BCCT family transporter produces MSRQDSTSDEKSSDTVSDQVGRDSDDRDNDDKPRSIAEVGANGKKRTSFRWLKTDPLIFFASVGFILAFVVLTVALGDTAREAYSAASGWVTGNLGWLFIGGVSTALIYLIAIFVSRYGNLTLGDDDEEPEYTVAEWFGMLFAGGTGSMLMFWGVAEPMNHAINSPRNLEAMSIEARQEAMAFTVYHLGIHMWVIMALPGLALGYFIYKRKLPPRVSSIFAPLLGEKIYAWPGKLIDAVAIIGTVFGIAVSVGMGAMQINSGASRVLGLAENSTVQLLLIAAIIIIASISVARGLDKGIKLLSNLNIWMAVALMIFVLLMGPTLTLLKQVVDTVGIYAGELPRIMFWTDSYNLNPEWSQGTWTVFYWAWTICWSPFVGMFVARISRGRTVRQFIAGVIALPTIFVIIWFSIFGRAGFELEAANPGILSEPVVEGGDPSPALFILLEQYPMAFVVSIIALLVIIIFFVTSIDSAAMVTDMMSTGEENKAPTSYRILWGVMIGAVAGAMLVISGETGILALQEVVILIGVPFFFMHFVMMWSLVKGMSDDHMAVRKPRTREWKKTDTPEKLAAHEAAPAPGYDEDGNEYPPIDYSYDDDGTLVISGDVRIDGEFTGEGADENAGENSGETSGENPPK; encoded by the coding sequence ATGAGTCGCCAGGATTCCACCTCCGACGAGAAATCATCCGACACCGTATCCGATCAGGTTGGTCGCGACAGCGACGATCGCGATAACGACGACAAACCCCGGTCCATCGCGGAGGTCGGCGCAAACGGCAAGAAGAGGACCAGCTTCCGCTGGCTCAAGACCGACCCGCTGATCTTCTTCGCCTCGGTCGGCTTCATCCTCGCCTTCGTCGTGCTCACCGTCGCCCTGGGCGACACCGCCCGCGAGGCGTACTCCGCCGCGTCGGGCTGGGTGACCGGCAACCTCGGCTGGCTGTTCATCGGCGGCGTCTCCACCGCGTTGATCTACCTCATCGCGATCTTCGTCTCCCGCTACGGCAACCTCACGCTCGGCGACGACGACGAGGAACCCGAGTACACCGTCGCCGAATGGTTCGGCATGCTCTTCGCCGGCGGCACCGGCTCCATGCTCATGTTCTGGGGCGTGGCCGAGCCGATGAACCACGCCATCAACTCGCCCCGCAACCTCGAGGCCATGAGCATCGAGGCCCGCCAGGAGGCGATGGCCTTCACCGTCTACCACCTGGGCATCCACATGTGGGTGATCATGGCGCTGCCGGGCCTGGCGCTGGGCTACTTCATCTACAAGCGCAAGCTGCCGCCGCGCGTGTCGTCGATCTTCGCCCCGCTGTTGGGCGAAAAGATCTACGCATGGCCCGGCAAACTCATCGACGCCGTCGCCATCATCGGCACCGTCTTCGGCATCGCCGTGTCGGTGGGCATGGGCGCCATGCAGATCAACTCCGGCGCCTCCCGCGTCCTCGGCCTGGCCGAGAACTCCACCGTCCAGCTGCTGCTCATCGCCGCGATCATCATCATCGCCTCGATTTCCGTGGCCCGCGGCCTGGACAAAGGCATCAAGCTGCTGTCCAACCTCAACATCTGGATGGCCGTCGCGCTGATGATTTTCGTGCTGCTGATGGGCCCGACCCTGACGCTGCTCAAGCAGGTCGTCGACACCGTCGGCATCTATGCGGGCGAGCTGCCGCGCATCATGTTCTGGACCGACTCCTACAACCTCAATCCCGAGTGGTCGCAGGGCACGTGGACGGTCTTCTACTGGGCGTGGACCATTTGCTGGTCGCCGTTCGTCGGCATGTTCGTCGCCCGCATTTCGCGTGGCCGCACGGTGCGTCAGTTCATCGCCGGCGTCATCGCGCTGCCGACGATTTTCGTCATCATCTGGTTCTCCATCTTCGGCCGCGCCGGTTTCGAGCTGGAGGCCGCCAACCCGGGCATCCTGTCGGAACCGGTCGTCGAAGGCGGTGACCCGTCGCCGGCGCTGTTCATCCTGCTCGAGCAGTACCCGATGGCCTTCGTGGTGAGCATCATCGCGCTGCTGGTCATCATTATCTTCTTCGTCACCTCCATCGACTCGGCGGCGATGGTCACCGACATGATGTCGACCGGCGAGGAGAACAAGGCGCCGACGTCGTATCGCATCCTGTGGGGCGTCATGATCGGCGCCGTCGCCGGCGCGATGCTGGTCATCTCCGGTGAAACGGGCATCCTCGCGCTGCAGGAGGTGGTGATCCTCATCGGCGTGCCGTTCTTCTTCATGCACTTCGTGATGATGTGGTCGCTGGTCAAGGGCATGAGCGACGACCACATGGCGGTGCGCAAGCCGCGGACCCGCGAGTGGAAGAAGACGGATACGCCGGAGAAGCTCGCCGCCCACGAGGCCGCCCCGGCGCCCGGCTACGACGAGGACGGCAACGAGTACCCGCCGATCGACTACTCCTACGACGACGACGGCACGCTCGTCATCAGCGGCGACGTCCGCATCGACGGTGAGTTCACCGGCGAAGGCGCCGACGAGAACGCCGGGGAGAACTCCGGCGAAACCTCCGGCGAAAACCCCCCGAAGTAG
- a CDS encoding putative quinol monooxygenase has translation MIFIVVKFPVKPEYADEWMTHVADFTAATRAEAGNKWFEWSRSVEDPNEYVLIEAFDDDAAEAHVTSDHFKAGLDAMRPLLRETPRIVSQTLEGKDDWDRMGELEV, from the coding sequence ATGATTTTCATCGTGGTCAAGTTCCCCGTGAAGCCCGAATACGCCGACGAGTGGATGACCCACGTCGCCGATTTCACCGCCGCCACCCGCGCGGAGGCCGGCAACAAGTGGTTCGAGTGGTCCCGCTCCGTCGAGGACCCCAACGAGTACGTCCTCATCGAGGCGTTCGACGACGACGCCGCCGAGGCGCACGTCACCTCCGACCACTTCAAGGCCGGCCTGGACGCCATGCGCCCGCTGCTGCGCGAGACCCCGCGGATCGTGTCGCAGACCCTCGAGGGCAAGGACGACTGGGACCGCATGGGGGAGCTGGAGGTCTAG
- a CDS encoding gamma carbonic anhydrase family protein — protein sequence MDASPLNQAPLILPCNGKTPRIHRSAWIAPGAVIIGDVTIGPDSSVFYGSVLRGDINSITVGARTNIQDNSTVHVDSDAETVLGDDVTVGHMALIHGTRVGDGTLVGMKSALLSHSVVGSGALIAAGAVVLEGQEIPARSLAAGVPAKVRRELDDATVEGFITHAAKYVETSRLHGDISPVPLSDVLFD from the coding sequence ATGGACGCATCTCCCCTCAACCAGGCTCCCCTGATCCTCCCCTGCAACGGCAAGACGCCGCGGATCCACCGGTCGGCGTGGATCGCCCCCGGTGCGGTGATCATCGGCGACGTCACCATTGGCCCCGACTCGTCGGTGTTCTACGGGTCGGTGCTGCGCGGCGACATCAACTCCATCACCGTCGGCGCACGGACGAACATCCAGGACAACTCCACCGTCCACGTCGACTCCGACGCCGAAACCGTGCTGGGCGACGATGTCACCGTCGGCCACATGGCGCTGATCCACGGCACCCGCGTCGGCGACGGCACGTTGGTGGGCATGAAGTCGGCGCTGCTGTCGCATTCCGTCGTCGGGTCGGGCGCGCTCATCGCCGCCGGCGCCGTCGTGCTCGAGGGCCAGGAGATCCCGGCGCGGTCGCTTGCCGCCGGCGTGCCGGCCAAGGTCCGCCGCGAGCTGGACGACGCGACGGTGGAGGGCTTCATCACCCACGCCGCCAAGTACGTGGAGACTTCCCGCCTGCACGGCGACATCTCGCCGGTGCCGCTGTCGGACGTGCTGTTCGACTGA
- a CDS encoding alpha/beta hydrolase, with translation MRTILASEPLLADGVPFDVRARVAAEVIARLPDVADFEQIKRHARDEQGLRPVLVGPGHRYAAMDLIGAKADATVVFVPGARAFISDIDRYSGNVFAVRRSLRRDAGPKIRTVVWAGHDVPGTSFMWTHDGSRVCTGGVALADFIGAIRAEEGPDHRIIVDGFSLGASIAAMMAVVLAARGDEPVEAVIMGGCPGVPYDDLAQLGMPVDRVFTHRSANDVCGCGVLGHDPHSDELSSCLDIPIPGIRHVPPRAIEGAPFNRYVDFLVSLIAHGEAGDFVAKHRKRSRVELGGVGFRQLRRSRRRNLALYGKFLEDLPAPAPAPAPATSRRVAGARRARMLAS, from the coding sequence GTGCGCACGATCCTCGCTTCAGAGCCCCTGCTTGCCGACGGTGTCCCGTTCGACGTTCGCGCCCGAGTGGCCGCGGAGGTGATCGCCCGGCTGCCCGATGTCGCGGACTTCGAGCAGATCAAGCGGCACGCCCGTGACGAGCAGGGGTTGCGCCCGGTCCTGGTGGGACCGGGCCATCGTTATGCCGCGATGGATCTCATCGGCGCCAAGGCCGACGCGACGGTCGTGTTCGTGCCCGGCGCCCGGGCGTTCATCTCCGACATCGACCGGTATTCGGGCAACGTGTTCGCGGTGCGCCGGTCGCTGCGCCGCGATGCCGGGCCGAAGATCCGCACGGTGGTGTGGGCGGGCCATGACGTGCCGGGTACGTCGTTCATGTGGACCCATGACGGTTCCCGAGTCTGCACCGGCGGCGTGGCGCTGGCCGACTTCATCGGCGCCATCCGGGCGGAGGAGGGGCCGGACCACCGGATCATCGTCGACGGTTTCAGCCTCGGCGCCTCGATTGCGGCGATGATGGCGGTGGTGCTGGCCGCCCGCGGCGACGAGCCCGTGGAGGCGGTGATCATGGGCGGCTGCCCGGGAGTGCCGTACGACGACCTCGCCCAGCTGGGCATGCCGGTTGACCGGGTGTTCACCCACCGTTCCGCCAACGACGTCTGCGGCTGCGGCGTTCTCGGGCATGATCCGCACTCGGACGAACTGTCTTCGTGCCTGGACATCCCGATCCCCGGCATCCGACACGTGCCGCCGCGCGCCATCGAAGGTGCGCCGTTCAACAGATACGTCGATTTCCTGGTTTCCCTGATCGCCCACGGCGAAGCGGGGGACTTCGTCGCAAAGCACCGCAAGCGCAGCCGCGTGGAACTGGGCGGAGTCGGATTCCGGCAGCTCAGGCGCTCCCGCAGGCGCAATCTGGCCCTGTACGGAAAGTTCCTCGAGGACCTGCCCGCACCCGCCCCGGCACCCGCGCCGGCGACCTCGAGGCGGGTGGCGGGGGCACGACGTGCACGTATGCTGGCGTCATGA
- a CDS encoding isochorismatase family protein: protein MNEQENQPGRRPERLDLRPDPAGDPVEPSNAPGAPQADPLQIPDDPSQMTSRRPSFAETYRAVQTANREQAVDDPEERPTTAFVVVDAQNDFSEGGSLAVDGAVEAYRATYLHLAGRAGKYSVLVTTRDNHIDPGTHWSETPDYVDTWPRHCAAGEHGSQFHPEMIRALDYFAMTNPHAVRIDVTKGEFEAAYSGFEGKTEAGVALADALRAADVTHLEVVGVATDHCVRATVLDALREGFDVTVHANQTAAVDADRGAAALREMADAGAEIVAAP from the coding sequence ATGAACGAGCAGGAGAACCAGCCCGGACGCCGCCCCGAGCGGCTCGATCTGCGGCCCGATCCCGCCGGCGATCCGGTGGAACCGTCGAACGCCCCCGGGGCGCCGCAGGCAGACCCGCTGCAGATCCCCGATGACCCGTCGCAGATGACCTCGCGCCGTCCGTCCTTCGCCGAAACCTACCGCGCGGTGCAGACCGCCAACCGCGAGCAGGCGGTCGACGATCCGGAGGAGCGCCCCACCACGGCGTTCGTGGTCGTCGATGCGCAAAACGACTTCTCCGAAGGCGGCTCCCTGGCCGTCGACGGCGCCGTCGAGGCCTACCGCGCCACGTACCTGCACCTGGCCGGCCGCGCCGGAAAGTACTCGGTGCTGGTGACCACCCGCGACAACCACATCGACCCCGGGACCCACTGGTCGGAGACCCCCGACTACGTCGACACCTGGCCGCGCCACTGCGCCGCCGGCGAGCACGGTTCGCAATTCCACCCGGAGATGATCCGCGCACTCGACTACTTCGCCATGACCAACCCGCACGCCGTGCGCATCGACGTGACCAAGGGCGAATTCGAGGCCGCCTACTCCGGATTCGAAGGCAAGACGGAGGCCGGGGTGGCGCTGGCCGACGCCCTGCGCGCCGCCGACGTGACGCACCTGGAGGTCGTGGGCGTGGCCACCGACCACTGCGTGCGCGCGACCGTCCTTGACGCGCTGCGCGAGGGCTTCGACGTCACGGTGCACGCCAACCAGACCGCCGCAGTCGACGCGGATCGGGGAGCGGCCGCGCTGCGCGAGATGGCCGACGCCGGCGCCGAGATCGTCGCGGCACCATGA
- a CDS encoding YchJ family protein, which produces MSGGPLFTRIRLDDGAACPCGGAGGGETAGVPRYGDCCAPLHRRERLPETAVELMAARYSAYAAHEADFIWMTWHPRRRPEVVTFDDDVEWLGLEILDVVDGAEGDREGVVEFRARYRDAEGPGQLWERSTFMLRSKRWMYVDGEFK; this is translated from the coding sequence ATGAGCGGTGGCCCGCTTTTCACGCGGATTCGGCTTGACGACGGCGCGGCGTGCCCATGCGGCGGCGCGGGCGGGGGCGAGACGGCCGGGGTGCCGCGCTACGGGGATTGCTGCGCGCCCCTGCACCGCCGCGAACGCCTGCCGGAGACCGCGGTCGAACTGATGGCCGCGCGCTACAGCGCCTACGCCGCGCACGAGGCCGACTTCATCTGGATGACGTGGCACCCGCGCCGCCGACCGGAGGTCGTCACCTTCGACGACGACGTCGAATGGCTGGGCCTGGAAATCCTCGACGTCGTCGACGGGGCGGAAGGCGACCGCGAGGGAGTGGTGGAGTTCCGCGCCCGCTACCGCGACGCCGAGGGGCCGGGGCAGCTGTGGGAACGGTCGACGTTCATGCTGCGGTCGAAGCGCTGGATGTACGTCGACGGCGAATTCAAGTAG
- a CDS encoding 3-hydroxybutyryl-CoA dehydrogenase: MANEITRVGVVGAGQMGSGIIEVCAKAGSDVLVWEAKQEYLDGGKARIEKSLDKAVSRGKLEQSDRDEILGRITWTTSFADFADRQLVIEAIVENPEVKASVFSQLDEVVEDPNAILASNTSSLPIQSIAASTKRPERVMGLHFFNPVPVLPLVEHVVTLSTGEVQSERAYAYVSEALKKTVIKATDRSGFIVNALLVPYILGAIRMLQDGVATKEDIDAGMVNGCAHPMGPLTLADMVGLDTIKFIADAMFDEYSEPTYAAPPLLKRMVEAGRYGRKSGIGFYDYSSK; this comes from the coding sequence ATGGCGAATGAAATCACCCGCGTCGGCGTCGTCGGCGCCGGTCAGATGGGCTCCGGCATCATCGAGGTCTGCGCGAAGGCGGGCAGCGACGTGCTGGTGTGGGAGGCCAAGCAGGAGTACCTCGACGGCGGCAAGGCGCGCATCGAGAAGTCCCTGGACAAGGCCGTGTCCCGCGGCAAGCTGGAGCAGTCCGACCGCGACGAGATCCTCGGCCGCATCACCTGGACCACCTCCTTCGCCGATTTCGCCGACCGCCAGCTGGTCATCGAGGCCATCGTCGAGAACCCCGAGGTCAAGGCCAGCGTCTTCTCGCAGCTCGACGAGGTCGTCGAGGACCCGAACGCGATCCTGGCGTCGAACACCTCCTCGCTGCCGATCCAGTCGATCGCGGCGTCGACCAAGCGCCCGGAGCGCGTCATGGGCTTGCACTTCTTCAACCCGGTGCCGGTGCTGCCGCTCGTCGAGCACGTGGTCACCCTGTCCACCGGCGAGGTCCAGTCCGAGCGCGCCTATGCCTACGTGTCCGAGGCGCTGAAGAAGACCGTCATCAAGGCGACGGACCGCTCCGGCTTCATCGTCAACGCGCTGCTGGTGCCGTACATCCTCGGCGCCATCCGCATGCTGCAGGACGGCGTGGCCACCAAGGAGGACATCGACGCCGGCATGGTCAACGGCTGCGCCCACCCGATGGGCCCGCTGACCCTGGCCGACATGGTGGGCCTGGACACCATCAAGTTCATCGCCGATGCGATGTTCGACGAGTACTCCGAGCCGACCTACGCCGCCCCGCCGCTGCTCAAGCGCATGGTCGAGGCCGGCCGCTACGGCCGCAAGTCCGGCATCGGCTTCTACGACTACTCCTCGAAGTAG
- a CDS encoding CD225/dispanin family protein, translating to MTTPNDNQPSDPFSQGYGQGGHDQSGYGQPAAQSYGPGSYGAFGAQSAPADGKPQNFMAPSVFATIGGFVFCCLLGLATGIAALVFANKVDTLWNMGDYQGAQAASDKAKLWMNITVILAIIGLFVSIILISTGQAHFYFHVN from the coding sequence ATGACGACCCCGAACGACAACCAGCCGAGCGATCCCTTCTCCCAGGGCTACGGACAGGGCGGCCACGACCAGTCCGGTTACGGTCAGCCCGCTGCACAGAGTTACGGCCCGGGAAGTTACGGCGCCTTTGGTGCGCAATCGGCCCCGGCCGACGGCAAGCCGCAGAACTTCATGGCGCCCTCAGTTTTCGCGACCATCGGCGGTTTCGTGTTCTGTTGTCTGCTGGGCCTGGCCACAGGCATCGCCGCCCTCGTCTTTGCCAACAAGGTCGACACCCTGTGGAACATGGGCGACTACCAGGGCGCCCAGGCGGCGTCCGATAAGGCGAAACTGTGGATGAACATCACCGTCATCCTCGCGATCATCGGACTGTTCGTCTCCATCATCTTGATCTCCACCGGCCAAGCGCATTTCTACTTCCACGTGAACTGA